The window TCCTATCATTGAGGTTTTCCAATATTTATAAACCCTATTAAAGTACCGATCGAATAAAAAAATTATTAAAAAAACAGACAAGAAAAATCTAAACAGCAAGGTGTCTGCGTACATGTCATCAAATATTCAATAAAACAGTAGTGATAGGAAAATTAACAGGCTTAAAACTCTTCCAATAACACTTCTGATAGTATCATTTTTTCATCTTTATATTTCAAAGGCCATGGCTACGACTCCATGGCCTTTTTCTTTGGATTAAAAAGAAGAGGGGAATTCGATAATAGGTCTAGTTTTAGACCTATACTTACCACTAGAAATTGTGGATAAAGTTGTTGATTAAAAATTTTTAGGTTTTGGAACCAAATTTGTGTTAGTTTTGTCAACTTAATTCAAATGGGGCTGACCGGTTTTGACAGTAGGAGTGAAGATTGGGCTCGCATGCAGGCTGGAGTATGTACGGCCTTGAAAGATTCATACAAATCCTAATTGGCGAATCTAATTACGCCATGGCTGCCTAATCTTACCCTTAGGGGACTAGATAATGCTTAAAGGGTTGAGCTTCGATAGATGCTCCCCGGCCACATCTCACCATCCGTTGCGCTGTCCGGATGGAATTGAGGTGTCGACTTGACAGTGATGCTCCCTGTGAGACTACTAAGCAGGGCTAAGATTAGTGGTTAAGCCGGAAGTAGGTGTGTCAACCAGCGGCTTTCGGTCTACAATTCAATAGTTGACTAAGCATGTAGACGGTACGGTGTTTCCCTATCTGGACGCGGGTTCGACTCCCGCCAGCTCCACAAACTAAAACCCTAAATACTTGAAAAATAGTAATTTAGGGTTTTTATTTTTAAGCGTGGGGCGGATTTTAAGTTTTTAACGGTCCGACTAAGGTTTTTTATTGTTCCATAATTTCGACGATCAAAAAAAATTGGAAAAATATTTCAAGAGGAGCAATTACCTGTTCCTATTCAGCACACACTAATAATTAATTTCTTCACGGTTCCCATTTCTTCAGGCTTACTGGCCGCGATAAAAAATGTAAGAGATGATCATGATTTTCTTTAATTTGAAACCTATATGTAGTTAATAGTAGGTTGATTGTGTTTATTGAATTATTTCTTTTAGGGGAGGCCAGGTTTTGATAGGTAAAATTGACGCCACAACCATTTAAAAATTAGCAAAAATGAAATTGCTTATATAATAATAATTGGTTCTAACTGGAATCAGAGGCTGATTTTGAAGCGCAAAAATCTTTTCCAACTTTAGACATAATATGTCAACAAAGGTTATGTCAACCCTTGAATTTAATCCTTATCTTAGGCTCTCTGTCTCTGAAATTGGAGACAGAGACAAAGAAGCCATTAGAAACCGTATTACCACGAAAGCCAAACGGCTGCTCAAATTTTGTATAAAACTAAAGTCTAGGAAGGCAATTTTCGATAAAATTGGGATGTTCAATAACACCAAAAATTTTCGAAACCATGTCAACCCGTTGATAGATGCAGTTTGGCTTCAACTCACACTTCTTGAGAAATTCAGGAGTAGAGACCAGCAATATCAGCACTGAACTTGGTAAGCAATTGTTATTAATTTTAGAGGAAGATAATACAGGAAAAACCGGACGCATTCCCGTAGTGTCTTCCAATATTGCCTCGGTAGACTATGATGCAGAAAAGAAGGTTTTAGAAATAGAATTTAACCATGGGCTGTTTATCAGTATTTTGATGTACCGGAAAGGGTATTTGAAGAGTTGGTAAGTTCAGCAGCAAAGGAAAGTTACTATTTGAATGAAATCAAGAAAAGGTATAATTACAATAGTAAATGAATTAATATTGCTTTAAATACGAAGGAAGTCAAAATCGACAAAGATATTTGACAATAACAAAGAAATTTTAAAAAAATTGGAAAAATAAATCCTATAATGAAAATTAACCAAAAAGGACTTGCGAGACTTTTATTCAGGAGAAGATGGAAAGGATGAATACCGGCTAATTGAAAAGGAGATCAATGAGTTGTAATATATAGGAATACGCATTTTAATTTTAGGCTATGGCAACAAAATCACATAAAGCATTTAACGATTTACCTCTTCTTCCTCCAAAACAATCTTTGGTAGAGACAATTGCTATTCTCAAACAGGAAAGTAAATCTGCAGTTGCACTGGCAGAATTAAAAGGTCTTACGAGTACATTACTGAATCCAAATATTCTCATCAATGCTGTTATTTTAAAAGAAGCTCAAGCGAGTTCAGGAATTGAGAACGTGATTACAACCCAAGACAAACTTTATCAGGCGTTATACGCCAAATCAGCAAAACCAGATGTTGCAACAAAAGAGGTTTTACGATACAGAGAAGCACTTCTGATGGGTACGCTTTTAATCAAAGAAAAAAGATTTCTTAATACAAACGGAATAATTACAATTCAGAAAGAATTGGAAGAAAATAATGCTGGACTAAGAAAACTTCCTGGAACGGCATTAATCAACGACTTGACTAATGAAGTGATTTATACACCACCTGATAATTTTGATTCGATTAGTGGCTTAATGAAAAATCTTGAAGAGTATATCAACATTGATGAAGATGATGTTTCTCCATTAATCAAGTTAGCCATGCAACACTATCAATTTGAAAGCATCCATCCTTTTTATGATGGTAATGGTAGAACTGGAAGGATTATCAATGTCTTGTATTTAATTTTGAAAGGTTTATTAAACGAACCTGTATTGTATTTGAGTTCTTATATTATCCATAACAAGGGAGATTACTATCGATTATTACAGGAGGTTCGGACTAAAAATAACTGGGAAGATTGGATTTTGTTTATACTCAAAGGTATTGAGCAGACAGCGCTGAGTACAATTGAGCAAATAAATAAAATCAATCAACTGTTCAACGAAACACAAAAATTGGTGCAGGAGAAATTACCTAGAATCTATTCGAAAGATTTGATAGAGCAGCTTTTCGTTCATCCTTATTGTAAAATAGAGTTTTTGGTGAAAAATTTAAACTTAGAACGTAAAGCAGCTTCCAGACATTTGAATAATTTAAAAGAAATAGACGTTTTAAAGTCACTTTCAAAGGGAAAAGAGGTTATATACGTAAATGAAAAACTGTATAATTTACTGAAAAATGGCTAAAAATAACGTGGGACATTTTGGGACACGTCCTGAAAACGTGAGACAATTTATACGTTTTTAGGACACGTTACAAAAACGTGGGACATTTTGGGACATATAATAATCAACTATGGATACAGACGATTTATCAATACCAACTTATAAAGGAATCATTTTAGAAGCCGAAAAATTCAATCACGAGTTGACTTTGCAATTTGGTGTTCTGGCGTCCAGTTGTAAAGATGATGACGACTATTTGAATCAAGCGGAAGCCTTAATAAAAGATTGGCTTCAAATGAATGATTTTGAAGATATTATTGATGGTATTTTCTTTGGGCAAAAAGTAAATGAAAATGCGTTCAGAAAAACTTTAAACATAACCCTATCCAATATTGCTGAAATCAGAAAAACACCAATGAAGCAACGGGAATTTGAAGATTGGGAATAGGTATTATCAATAAAATGGTTTCCAATCACGAAAATATCAACCTTTTACGCTCCTTATTCAAAGGGCGTGAAGACATATTTGCCGTTCGTTGGGAGAAAGGAAACAAATCAGGCTATATGCCAGCCTATTTTTATGACCCTTATCGTTTAAGGGCGCATAAAATGAATGGAGGGACGTTTCAGAATTTTACCGAAAAGTCTTATCTGAAATATACAGATGAACAAATCCAAAAGCATTTGGACGGCTTTCATCATATTGGAATTTACCCTCTATTTCAAGACAATACCACTTGGTTTTTAGCTGCAGATTTTGATAAAGCGAATTGGCAAGATGAAGCCGTTACTTTCCTTAATACTTGTAAAGAAAAAAAAATCCCTGCCTACTTGGAGCGTTCACGTTCAGGTAACGGTGGACACGTTTGGATATTTTTTGATAAACAATATCCCGCCATAAGAAGTCGCAAAATATTCATTTCAATTTTAGAACAATCGGGAGCGTTTTCAATGTTTGATAAAAGCTCCAGTTTTGATAGATTGTTTCCCAATCAGGATTTTCTTTCAGGCAAAGGTTTTGGAAACTTGATTGCATTGCCGCTTTTTAAGCCAACTTTTGAAAAGGGAAATAATTGCTTTATTGATCCAGAAACATTTGAACCATTCACAGACCAATGGGGTTTCCTAAAAAATATTCAAAGGGTTTCCACAGATTTTTTAGACGAGCTATGCAAAACATTATCGCCTAATGTTCCGATAATAAAATCGCAGCCAATAAATGAAAAACTTGGCATTTCTTTAAACAATACGATTCGAATCAGCAGAAATGGATTAACCCCAACGCTTACTCATTTTCTGAAAGAAGAATTAAATTTTGCAAACTCTGAGTTTTTCATCAAAAAGAAATCAAGAAGAAACACCTTGGAAACAGTTCGTTATTTTAAACTGATTGAGGAATCAGAAAGTGAAGTTTTCATTCCTCGAGGATTTATCGGAAGACTACTGCGCTTTTGCAAGGAATCACAAATGGAATTTGGGTTTGTTGATGAAAGAAAGCTAAAACCAACTATTCCTTTTGTGTTTAAAGCTGCTTTGCGAAATCATCAACTTGGAGTAATAGAATCGGTTTCTAAAAAGGACTACGGAGTAATAGTCGCACCACCAGGTTCAGGAAAAACAGTGATTGGATTAAAAATAATTGGGGATAAAGGACAACCTGCACTCATTATTGTTCACCGAAAACAGTTATTGGAGCAATGGACAGAACGGATTGAAGCATTTTTGGGCATTCCCAAAAGAGATATTGGAGTTATCGGTCAAGGAAAATCTAAAATAGGCAAACAAATTACCGTGGCAACAATTCAAAGTTTGCCAAAACAAATAGAATCTGTTGAAAATCAATTTGGAACTATCATAGTGGACGAATGCCTCCACGTTCCTGCCGAAACTTTCAGGAAAACAATTGAAAAACTACAAGCATATTATCTGTATGGATTGACTGCTACCCCTTTCAGAAAGTACAATGATGGGAAAATGATTTTCACCCATTTGGGAGAAATTATTGCCAATATTCAACCCACTGAAATTGAAAATTATAAACAGGCGAAAATCATCATCCGCAACACTGCATTAAATGTTCCATATAATTCTAAGACAGATAGTATTGAAACATTGTCAAAAATTTTAGTTCACGATACTGCTCGAAACAAACTGATATGGGAAGATGTAAAAACAGAACTGAATCAGGGTAAGAAAGCGGTTATCATCACCGAACGAAAAGAGCATATTGATACGCTGTATTTATATTTAAAACAATCGTATGAAGCTATTACGCTGAGCGGAGAAGATTCAAAAACGTCTAAGAAAGCCAAATGGAAAACATTACAAGAAGGGAACTTTCAGGTTTTAATTACAACAGGACAATATTTTGGGGAAGGAACAGATTTACAAAATATTAGCTGTTTGTTTTTGGTCTATCCGTTTTCTTTTGAAGGAAAACTAATCCAATATATCGGCAGGGTGCAACGCTCGGAAATAAATCCGACCATTTATGATTATCGAGATTATAAGATTGATTATCTCAACAAACTTTTCTTAAAGCGAAATACTTATTATCGAAAAATTGACAAGCAGGCAACCTTGTTTGATGAACCAACGGACGAAATCACAACTTCAAAACACGTTTTAACTATAGAAAAGAAAATTAAAGTTCCAATTGAGGAATTGGAGTTTCATTATGGAAGTCTAGCCTTCAAATATGCAGTTGTTGAGATGAATACCGAACTTCAATTTCAGGTTGAAAACATTGAAATTAGACCAGAATTTGAGGTACTTAAACCCTATTTCATCAAAAGATTGAAGTCAAAAAATATTACCGTAGAATTGTTAGCCGAGTTTGAAAACGGAAAATTGGTTTCTCAATTAGCACTATCAACTGATATTGACCGCATCAATAAAGAAGTGGTTGAGGGAGTGAAATTTCAATTTTTGAATAAAAGCTTGCTCAAACAATTCAGTACCAAAAATCAAAACATTTTGACTTCTGATGAATTACAAGAGCAGGATAAAATTTATTCAAACGCAGAAGAGGTATTGACTGAAATTCTTAAAAATAAGCAATACAAACATTCTCAACACATTCAATATTTAGCAGAAAGACACGAGAGTTCAATAATGAAAATTCGTTTTGTCCTCAATCCATTTTCATTTGTATTTTTGCTTGCAGGAGACCAAAGTTATTTTATTGTTTTGGAAACCTTGGACACAGAAGAGGCAACTTACATTTGGCATGCCCCTAAAAATAAATCGTCATTAATTGAAGAAGTCAAACAAATTGACAGCCAATTATGCACTATTAGAAAAAAAAGGAAGACAGGCATTTTTGGAAAATAATCCTGAAAACTTTACTAGAATTATGCACGATTATTCAGATAACAAAAAAGGATTTATAATATGGAAATCAGCATTAGAAGAGATTGTTTAGGATAGTGAGTATTTTACCATGGTTTAAATATCACATAATAGCACTCTTTTTGCACATTAGTTTCTTTTTTAAAAGTTATGGTTCCATTTTTTCATACCTTTTAAGAACAAACATTGGCAGTTATTTTTGGATCTTTTAAAAGTTACAAGGGTATTGTGTGGAACTTTTCAATCACATGGTTACTTAATTCATTCAGGATCTCCCCAAGCTTTCTTCACCTCGTTTGATTTTCTTTCTTCAGTAACTTTAACATACCGTTGAAAATTTTTGTAATCGGTATGCCCGGTAATCTTCATCACCGTTTATACAGGGGATTAAATCAATTGAGAAAACTGTAGCATTTTCTCGGTACCATTCGTCTTAAATGTATGAAGATTTATAAAGTTAAACCGTTACTATTTTTTCTCTTGCTGATTTTCTCCTGCGAAAACAACGTTGGCCCAAATAGAGAGGGTACCGCCGAGGTGGCCATCTCAGTAGCTTCAAGGGGAGGGTATCAGTTTCTCATCGAATTCGACGGCGACCTTTATTTTCCTGAAAACTTACCAGAAGAATTTAGGGTGGTATCTCAGGAACCCATACCTGTAAACATCAAATTTCAAATCCTGGATAAAAAGGAAGACATCTTTCAACCAGCTCCAAATGATGTGCCTATTTTTCTAATGTCTGTACCTGTGATTAATATATTATCGATCGAAAAAATTAAATCCATTTCCTAAAGTTTCTGAACTTTACCTTTTAAAACCGAATTCGAAGACTTGGGTGTCGACTTGACAGTGATGCTCCCTGTGAGACTAGTAAGCAGGGCTAAGATTAGTGGTTAAGCTGGAAGTAGGCGTGTCAACCAACGGCTTTCGGTCTACAATTCAATAGTTAACTAAGCATGTAGACGGTACGGTGTTTCCCAATCTGGACGCGGGTTCGACTCCCACCAGCTCCACAAAAAGGGCTTGTTGGAAAATTCGATAAAATTTGACCACGTAAGGATAAACTAATCTCTTCGTGGTTAGTTTGTGTGTTTGTCTTCTGATCAGCAGTACAATTCGACTACGGTAAAGTGCAATTTGGTGGAGCATTGGGTAGGTTTTCTTTGACCTTTTATCCAATGGGCATAGGTATCCCACGATAAAGATTTTTTGATCGTTTTTCTCTTTAGGCTGCCTTCTCTCTTGGTGCAGGCTCCTCCTGGTTTCTTTTCTTTGCGATTTTTACCGCGTTGGCCGCCATGGTTGCAAAAAGCACCATCAGCTTCTCCCGTTTTTCTCCCCGGACTTTAATTTTTCTAAGCCCGTAATGATCTTTGTGGGTTCCGAAAATACCTTCCGTTACCGTTGCCCTTTGCTTTGATATTTCGCTGCTGAGTATTTTTTCAGCTTTGGAGTGGTTTTTAGGACCCTTTTTGGGGAAGCAGGTGAATATGCTGTTTCCGGTACAGTATCTTCTGTTTTCGTTGGTGGCATATATTCGGTCTGCGCCAAGCTGTGTTGTTCCCTTGAAAACTGTTTTGTGTTTCACCACGGAGATTTTCAGCCTTTTACATTCATTGAAGTTTCTGAAACTCATCTTATCTATAAAAGAGAGCCCGTCGACCTGCAGCATGTGTACCTTCATTCCGAACTCCACGGGTTTGTTTTCTTTTCCCCTTACTATTGGCCTGACATAGGGTTTGTGAAGGGAAACGATCCTGTCTTTGAGCTCAGATGGTTTGTGGGTCAACAAAAATGTCTGCTGTACCAGAATTTTCTTGATGGTTCTCAAACAGGCAAAATCTTCCGGCCTCATACATTCTCCCCTGAACATATCCATTATTTGCTGAAGTTGCTCGATTCCTTTTTCCAACAGGTAGACCAGCGATTTCCTTCTGCGAAGCGTCTCTTTATGGGTATTCCTCCTTTTCCTGAAATAGACAAGCTGCTTAATCTTCTGTTCCCGGTATTTAGAACGCGGCCTTTTGGTCTTCAGGATCTTGCACAACCTGAAAAGTTGCTTTTCAAACACCCATTCACAGCACTCCCACAAAAGTTTCACATCGGTAGGAAAGCGGATATAGCTCTCGTAGCAGGTGGCATCCATGAGAAGTACATGGGAATTGTTCACATCCTTTTTCCAGTGGTTGAGCAGTACTGACTGAACCTGTTCCCATTCACAGTGATCTTCAATATAGGCCCTTATCCCTGTCATAAGGGTATAATCCCTGATCTGTTTGTCCTCGGCCAGAAGTTTGCCGCAGAACAGCTGCAAACTGTAATCTGTATTGAACCTTTCGATGAGCTGTCTGTCGCTGACATTGAGGTAGGCTTTGAGGAACATCATGCCAAACATTCCCTTGGCATCAAACCACCTGGGAGCGCCCGGACCTGTATTCTCTGCCGGAAGACATCCTGCGAGCTCATCCCAGGGGATGGAATCTTTTATCTGGCCAAACAACGAATTCTTAAAAAAATGATATTTTGGAGAATATCCGTCGAAGTCTTTGAAAATCTGTAGTTGCGCTGTATCTTTCATAGTATTTTATTCTGCAACCTTAAAATACAAAAAAGAAAACCCCGAAAAAAGCTTTAAACAGCCAAATTCGGGGTTTTTATGTTATATTTTTGTTATTTATTCTACTGGTTATCAAGCAATTAATAAATCAGCAAGAAGCCCCAAAAAAGCCCTGATTACATTAAGAAGTAGTCAGGGCTTTTGTTTTATTGTAATGATACTTATCAACCTTAGAATAATCTAAATATACCCAAAAAAAAAGGGGGTAAAGGGATTGTCCCTACCTAAGTCAGTAGGGATTTCAGACCCAAACTTTCTAAAATATCAAGTTGAAATAGAATTACTTTTCCGTATACCCCCTAAACCATTTGGAGACTTGTGGAAATTAAAATTGAATGCTGAGTGGGTGAAATTGAAACGAGCTGCCTCAGTTTAAGGTCAGTTACGACACTCGCCAACCTTTGAAAACACCGAAATCTGGTTATAGCAATTTTAGGTTTCAGACCTAATATCTAGAAAAGAAGATAAAATGATTTTCTATTCCTTTTCCATATTCTTCGCTACCTGCGCATCAAAGGCTTCCAATATACTTGAAGGCAGCTTGGCTTTTTGTTTCCAGGAATCCTCTCCATACACACCAATATTGTCAAGGTCAAAAACCTCAAAATTTATGCGTTTGATGGCACGCTTGTTTTTGAACTCGAAATTGAAGTTTTCCGCATCCTTGAAACGGGAATCTAAAATAAGGCTGTGTTGATCGTGCCCAAACTTCTGCCATTCTGCAAAACTTTTACCGTTGAAGTCATACTCCTCTCCCCCCGTATTCCAATACATATTGTTATCCATGGCAATATCAATCTTTTCCCAAGCACCTTTCAAAACTACCCCCTCATCAAATAGGATGATATTATTGGTGAAATCAAAAGATCGGTGATCCTCCACCCTAGTACACTGCGCCTGATACATCTTGGCAAAGGCGAAAATATTATTTCGAATGATATTGTTTGCACCGTAATGCTGATGAAAACCACCTGTTTTGGTACTGTAAACCAGGTTATTTTCCATTACAATATCAGATGAACCCTCATCAGTATACAATCCCCAGCCACCATACGAATAGGCATGAACGTGATGAACAATATTATTACTGATTACTGTGCCTTCTGATTTGCCTAAGGTATAAATGGCTGCCATATCACTAAGCAAAGTCCAACCTATATGGTGGATATGGTTATTGACGATCCTATTTCTTTTGGCAGTGCTTTCAGCATATCCCCACACCCAACCAACAGAGACTCCAGTATAATAAAAATTTCCAATGTCATTGTTACTAACCTCATTGTCTGAGCTATGTCCTACCCATACCCCTACTGCAGAAGGATATTCCAAGCCCCCTGATTGGATAATGTTATTGTGCAATTTAATATGAGAGGTATGGTCTAACCCTTCTCTAGACTTAAAGTCCCCAAGGTAAATCCCACCTCCTCCTAGGTCATGTAAATAACTGTTCTCCACTGTAGAATTATGGCAGGCCTTGCCATACCATAAGGCGTGTTGACCGGTCTTTGAAATCTCGCAATCTACAAAGTCAACATGATTTACACCTTCAAGCATCACGGCGGCATTGATCAAGGCAGCAGCTTGATTAGGTTCAGAACCTGTTGGAGGAACTGCATAATGGCAATGCATAAAAGAAAGGCCTTCAAAACGAACATGTTCAACAGGTTTACCATTTGAAGGATCTCCTTTTACCACAATCAAATTTTCCAGTACAGGGGCAACTACCCCCGCATCTTCAGGCCGCTCTCCCGGTCGTGGCATATAAAAAAGGGTGCCTTTCGGATTTAGATACCATTCTCCGGGTTCATCCAGTGCTGCAGCAAAATTTTCGAATACGATCCTTCCTCCCTCCTTTAGTGGATTCCAAGGTTTCATCCCTTTTCCTGAGGTATACACTCTGGCACTATCCTTATCCAGATTATCAATGTGTCGCATAGTGAAATCCCATTTATGATAGGCCCTGAAACGCACATTCCCTAACTCTTCCGCTTGGATACCCATAAGATGAGAGAAATTGTCTTCATCAAAAGTAAGGATTTGCTGTGCTTTTTCTACTACCCTGCCTGAACCCTTGATCCAATCATTTTGCTTCACTGCCCCTATGTACATAAAATCTTCGTTAGGGGTACGCGCCAAGGTGGCCCTTTTACCGTTGACATAAAGTTGATCAAACCGCCATTTGTATAGGCGACTTTCAAGTAAATCCAATTCCCAGATTCCTTTGTCGTTTACCTTAAACCCACTTAGTTTTTTCCCACCGCTAAATACTGGTTTTTCATCTTTAAAGGCCTTGTAGACCACAGGAGCTTCTGCCGACCCTCCGTCTTCAGGATACAATTCCAAAGGGGATGACATACTGTATGCCCCACCTCTTATCAGTACGGTAACCGGATCAGTATTCGGATTGCCCTTCTTTTGTTTTCTTATCCAATTACGAGCAGCAGTTAGACTGGACAAAGGCTGGTCTATAGTGCCCGGGTTTTTATCATCTCCATTTGGTGCCACATAGATTGTAAGCCCATTTTCTTTGACCTGATTTGATATTGCAAAGACTAGGGGGGAAAAATGCAGGAGAAATATTAACAATAGCCCCACTGTAGCGTATAATTTCGTAGTATTCATTGTTTTTGTCCTTAGGAAATTGAATTTAAGCCAATTTACAACTATAGGTCGAACATTTCCATTCAGGGGTAGATTTTCATTGAAATGCCGAAGGTCTAAATGATTTTGTCAGCATTGTTGCTAAAATACGGCAATAATACCGCCAAATCAAAATATGTATAATCTTCCTTTCAAAGGGATGACATCCTTGGCTGTAGTATTGCGCCCCGTCAGGGCTTGGTGTGATCTTAAGACTTGGTGCGCTTCTTTGATTAAGAATTGGTAATTTATGGTTTAAGGGTTCAGTCAGTACATAGCTGGTTTGGTAAAATTATACTTTACGACAACACGGTATTTTAGCCATTTTGCAGCCTTCAAAGATTATGGTTTTTGGTGCAGGATGGAAGGCGTTAAAAAAATGAGTTAGCTCCAATAAGGAGATCCACTCATTTTTAGCCTGGAGTCCCGCACCAAAAATCAAATGATGGTAAAGTAAATGAAATATATTCCATACACCTTGTCCATCATTTGAAATAAGATTTGACAGCCTTGATTTTTTTGGTTCGTTTTTTTATCAAGAAAAAAATGAACAGTGGATATACAAAAAAATCACCCCATCCCCGTAAAATCTAGGTGTTAAGGCCAATTCATGAAATGGAGAAAAAAGTCATCAGAATGATTTTGTCAGCATTGTTGCGAAAAAATGGCAACAATACCGCCAAAATCAAAACTTGTATAATCTTCCTCATCAAGGGCTGACACCCTTGGCTGTGGTATTGCGCCCCGTCAGGGCTTGGTGTAATCATAGGTCTTTGTGTACGATTTTGGTAAGGAATGGGTAGGTTATGGTTTCAGGGGTCAGTCAGTGAATTGATGGTTTGGTAAAATTATACTTTACGACAACACGGTATTTTAGCCATTTTCCGGCCTTCAAAGATTATGGTTTTTGGTGCAGGATGGAAGGCGTTAAAAAAATGAGTTAGCTCCAATAAGGAGATCCACTCATTTTTAGCCTGGAGTCCTGCACTAAAAATCAAATGATGGTAAGTAAATGAAATATATTCCATTCACCTTGTCCATCATTTGAAATAAGATTTGACAGCCTTGATTTTTTTGGTTCGTTTTTTTATCAAGAAAAAAATGAACAGTGGATATACAGAAAAATCACCTCATCCCCGTAAAATCTAGGTGTTAAGGCCAATTCATGAAATGGAGAAAAAAGTCATCAGAATGATTTTGTCAGCATTGTTGCGAAAAAATGGCAACAATACCGCCAAAATCGAAATGTATATAATCTTCCTCACCAAGGGCTGATACCCTTGGCTGTGGTATTGGGCCCAGTCAGGGCTTGGTGTAATCCTAAGACTTGGTGCGCTTCTTTGATTAAGAATTGGTAATTTATGGTTTAAGGGTTCAGCCAGTACATTGCTGGTTTGGTTGACTTAAACTTTACGATAGCATGTTATTTTAGACATTTTTCGGCCTTCAAAGATTATGGTTTTTGGTGCAGGATGGAAGGCGTTAAAAAAATGAGTTAGCTCCAAAAAGGAGATCCACTCATTTTTAGCGTGGAATTCTGCACCAAAAATCAAATGATGGTAAAGTAAATGAAATATATTCCATACACCTTGTCCATCATTTGAAATAAGATTTGACAGCCTTGATTTTTTTGGTTCGTTTTTTTATCAAGAAAAAAATGAACAATGGATATACAGAAAAATCACCCCATCCCCGTAAAATCTAGGTGTTAAGGCCAATTCATGAAATGGAGAAAAAAGTCATCAGAATGACTTTTTCAGCATTGTTGCGAAAAAAAAGAAACAGTACCGCCAAAATCAAAGGAAGAAAATTTCACAAATCCCCAGGCTGACCAACGTGGTAGGAATATGGGCCCTGGCGGGCTCCTTTATTTATCGATAATAACATCCATATCAATTTTGGCCTTATAACCTATTATTTTTGTCCTGGGATACTAAACTCTAACCGGAATGAGTATTTGGCCTCGAACT of the Cyclobacterium marinum DSM 745 genome contains:
- a CDS encoding right-handed parallel beta-helix repeat-containing protein, yielding MNTTKLYATVGLLLIFLLHFSPLVFAISNQVKENGLTIYVAPNGDDKNPGTIDQPLSSLTAARNWIRKQKKGNPNTDPVTVLIRGGAYSMSSPLELYPEDGGSAEAPVVYKAFKDEKPVFSGGKKLSGFKVNDKGIWELDLLESRLYKWRFDQLYVNGKRATLARTPNEDFMYIGAVKQNDWIKGSGRVVEKAQQILTFDEDNFSHLMGIQAEELGNVRFRAYHKWDFTMRHIDNLDKDSARVYTSGKGMKPWNPLKEGGRIVFENFAAALDEPGEWYLNPKGTLFYMPRPGERPEDAGVVAPVLENLIVVKGDPSNGKPVEHVRFEGLSFMHCHYAVPPTGSEPNQAAALINAAVMLEGVNHVDFVDCEISKTGQHALWYGKACHNSTVENSYLHDLGGGGIYLGDFKSREGLDHTSHIKLHNNIIQSGGLEYPSAVGVWVGHSSDNEVSNNDIGNFYYTGVSVGWVWGYAESTAKRNRIVNNHIHHIGWTLLSDMAAIYTLGKSEGTVISNNIVHHVHAYSYGGWGLYTDEGSSDIVMENNLVYSTKTGGFHQHYGANNIIRNNIFAFAKMYQAQCTRVEDHRSFDFTNNIILFDEGVVLKGAWEKIDIAMDNNMYWNTGGEEYDFNGKSFAEWQKFGHDQHSLILDSRFKDAENFNFEFKNKRAIKRINFEVFDLDNIGVYGEDSWKQKAKLPSSILEAFDAQVAKNMEKE